CCCGCCCGTCGAGGCTTTCCTCGAGCATGGCAAAGAGGCGCAGCGGCAGCATGGTCCGGCCCGGATCGCCGAGGAAGAGCGTCACCGACACGTTGTCGAGCGACTGCATGAAGACGAGGAAGGCGCCCGCGAGGATACCGGGCAGGATGCCCGGCAGGCTGATGCGCAGGAAAGTGCGGGCGCGGCTGGCGCCGAGCGTGGCCGAGGCTTCCTCGAGCGCCGGGTTCATGCGCTGCGCGAGGCCCAGCACCGTGCGGAACATCAGCGGCGCGAAGACCGCCGCGTGGCCGATCAGCACCGCGAGGAAGGACGGGCCGAGGCCGAGAAGGCTCAGCGCCAGCAGCGCGGCGAGCGCGTAGACGAGGCTCGGCAGCACCAGCGGTGCCAGCAGCACCGGCTCGACCGACCCGGCGAAGCGCTTCGGCGCGCGTGCCAGCGCCCAGGCGGCGGGGGCGGTGATCAGCGTGACCACGGCGACCGTCGATAGCGCCACCTCGATCGAGTTCTTCGCGGCGGTGTGGATCGGCTCGGAGGCGATCGGGTCGAACAGGAGCTCGTACCAGCGCAGCGAGAAGCCCTCGGGCGGGAAACGCAGCGTCGTGCCGGAGTTGAAGGACATCAACAGCGCCAGCAGGATCGGGCCGATCATGAAGGCCAGCACCAGAAGGCCGCAGCCCCAGACGAAGGCCCAGTAGAGGGCGGTGGAGATCTTCGAGCGTGTCTCAAGCATGACCTTGGAGCCTTTCGTGACGGGCGAGCATGGTGAGGCCCAGCATGATGACGCCGGTGGACGCCAGAAGAAGGATCGAGATCGCGGCGGCCATTGGCCATTGGAAGAGTACACCGACCTCGCGGTAGACGAATTGCGGAAGATAGATCAGCCGCGCACCGCCGATGACGCTCTGCGTCACGTAAGAGGTGGTGGCGGAGGCGAAGACCAGCACCCAGCCCGCCAGCACGGCGGGGATGATCTGCGGGAAGATCGCGGAGAACCAGGCGCGCCAGCGGCCTGCTCCCAGCACCTCGGCAGCCTCCAGCGTCTTGCGATCGGCGCGGTTGAGCACGGCAAAGACCGGCAGCAGCAGGAGCGGCAGTTCGATCTGCACCAGCGCGATGATCAGCCCGGTCTCGGAGAAGAGCAGCGAGAACGGGCGCTCGGTGAGGCCGAGCCCGAGCAGCGTCTGGCTGATCGGTCCGTTGCGCCCGAGAAGCACGACCCAGGCGAAGGTGCGCACCACGTTGGCGGTCAGCATCGGCAAGAGCGTGCAGATCAGGATCAGCCCGCGGAGACGTTTCCCCGCGTGCCAATAGAGCATGACCAGCGGCAGCGCCGCCAGCGAGACGAAGAAGGTCACCTTCGCCCCCAGCGCCAGTGAGCTGACCCCATCGAGTGGTCCGGGTTAAATGCTAATGCATGGTCGGCCTTCGATCTATGGGGATGAAGGTCTCCGGTGCCGGTGTCCGATATCCAAGAGCGCTATGCGGCCGAGCGGTGTTGTAGTGCTTTCGCCATTGTTCGATGAGGATTTGCGCCTCCCTCAACGAGTAGAAGACCTCGCCATTGAGGAGTTCGTCCCTGAACCTGCTGTTGAAGCTCTCGCAATAACCGTTCTCCCAGGGTGACCCCGGCTCGATGTACGCGGTCTTCGCCCCCACCAGCTCGATCCAGTCGCGCACCTTCTGCGCGATGAACTCCGGGCCGTTGTCGGACCGGATGAACCGCGGCGGGCCGCGCTGGATGAAGAGATCGGTCAGGGCGTCCAGGACATCGGTGGAGTTCAGTCGCCTGTCGACACGGATCATTAACGCCTCCCGCGTATATTCATCGAGGATGTTGAGCGTCCGGTAGGTCCGGCCGTCACTGGTCCGGTCCTGCACGAAGTCGTAGGACCAGACGTGGTTGGGGTGCTCGGGCTTCAGCCGCACGCAAGAGCCATCGTCCAGCCAGAGCCTGCCGCGCTTCTTCTGCTTGTGTGGGACGACCTTGAGCCCTTCGCGCCGCCAAATGCGCGCCACCCGCTTGTGGTTCACCTGCCAGCCGGCACGCCGCAGCAGCACGGCGACCCGGCGGTAGCCGTAGCGGCCATACTCCCGGGCCAGATCGATGACGTCGGCGGTCAGCCGCGCCTCGTCTTCCCGGCCCTGTGGTGGCTTGCGCTGCGTGGAGCGGTGTTGGCCGAGCACCCGGCAGGCCCGGCGTTCGGAGATGCCGAGTGTCTCGCACACATGCTCCACGCATTCGCGGCGGCGCGAAGGGCTTAGAAGTTTCCCTGGGCAGCCTCGGTCAGGATCAGCTTCTCGAGCGTCAGGTCAGATACCGCCCGCCGCAGCCTCAGGTTCTCCTTCTCGAGTTCCTTCAGCCGCGACAACTGTGCCCGGTTCATCCCACCATACTGCTTCCGCCACCGGTAAAAGGTATGCTGCGATATCCCGATCTGCCGCACCGCATCGGCCATCGACAGGCCCTGGCCATGCAACACCTCGACCTGACGCAGCTTGGTGACAATGTCTTCCGGCTTCTCACGCTTTCCAGCCATTCCGTAGTCCTCCTGTTCGCCGAAATCCTATCGGATTTCAGGCTTCGTGGGTGGACCACTTCAAAGGGGCTGGCTCAGAAGCCTTCTGCCCCGTGCGTTACAACCACATGCTTGTAACACACGCGCTCGACCTGCCGCCGCTAACCGTATGATTTTTCAGGGGAATCTTAATTGGCTGGGGCGGTAGGATACCGAGGTAAGTTATTGATGATGTTTATTATTATGGATGATCTGAGGATATGGCGTCAATTGAAATGAGACCAAAACCCTGAATGTGCACCATCGTGTGGCGCACACCGACCTGAGTGATTGGCCCCGCACCGCGTGGGGCGCCAGTCCGCAAGGCAGACCTCCGGTTCGCAGGCGCAGCATCATCACCCACCCTTGGTCCGCGTTGCGGACCGTCCCGCCATTTGCTGCACCTGCCGCACACGCCCCGCCGCACGGCAACAAAGCTCAAGAAGCGCCATCACAGGGCCCGCCTGCACCCACACCGGGCACGCAAGCAGCGCTGCACATGCGCCCCCCTAGGGGAAGGTCTAATGCGCCCCTCGCGTCACAACGCGCTGTTGTCTTGCGGGAATCTGTTGCCCTTTGGCGTCACGCGCCAAATGAGGCGTGCATGGGGCGCATGAATTGGTCTCGTGCGTTGGTGCGTGTTCGTGAGTGGGTGCGCGTATCGCGACGCGTCTAGCCAGTATCCCCAGAGCCATGGCGCGCCGCCTCCTCCGAGGGCAGCCAGGCCCTATGCCAGCGCCATCATCATGATCAGCAACTCCATCAGTCACCAGGCGACTGAAAGATCGGTGGCATTGTGAGGCTCGTTCAAAACCGCGCGCAAAGACTTCTGTACGAGCGATCTCTTCGACAGGGCGGCTATGCGCAGGAAGCGGTCCTTGCAGGCTCGATTAACCCACCGGAAGCCGCCTTTCAGGCGGAGCGCAGCGATCGGCCCCTCCGAGCCCAGACTTGCCGTTCCATCCGCTGGCTCGCAACAGTCACACGCTATGTAACGGCGAACATTTCAACGTGCCGCACGGTTTCTGAAGGTGAATTGCGTCTCAATCGGCGCCGAACATTGCACCTATGTCGGCGCACATAAGTGACCCGCACGTTTGGCATTGCTTCCCCGGGGCGGCGTCGCCCCAAGCCCAGCAGCCGGCTCGGGCGAGCTGAGCGTGCGCGGGACTTCGTCCGAATTCTATCAGTCCGCCTCTCGGAAGGCCGCGTGGCAGGCGTTGCAGGTGGCCGCCACATGCCACGCGGCAGAGACCGATCCGCTGCCGCGCATCATCCCGCCTCCCTGCATCATGCCCGGGCCCATCTGGGCGTCTTCCCAGCGTTTCGGCAGTCTGCCCCTTGCCGGTGTGCTGGCCTGTGCCGCGAGCTCCCGCGACCATCCTTCCAGCATCTCGGCGAAATGGGCGAAGGTTCCGAAATCCCACCATATGGCGTCCTCCGCTTCGCTGGGCGCGCCGCCCGAGCCCTGCGGGAAGAGGTCGGTCAGATGTCGGCCCGCGCCCTGCATGATCTCCTCTGCGGCACTGCGGACTGCCCATGGATCGTAGGACAGCTCGCCATGCATCATGGCAAAAACCCGGTCGATCAGCTCTTCGAAGCGTTCCATACGCTCCATCCGTTCCTTGACGACCCCGGTCGCGCTCTCGTCGCCAGCACGGCGAAGCCAGCAGGCAGCGCGAAGGCCAGAGCTGCGGTAAAGGCGACGGTTTTCATGGCAATCTCCTTCTCATGGCAGGTGCAGAGCGGTAGATGCGGGCTTCGGCTCTGGCACGCCTCCTCTCGTGGTCAGAGCTGTCCCTCGATTGGCAGGAGCGCGGAAATTCCCGCCGTTGCCTTGCGCAGGACGGAGGCACCGGGATCAGCCGAGTAGATCTCGGTCCTTCCCCCGTACGACCACGTCCAGCGCAATTCGCCCGCCTCGCTCTGCGACAGGCGGAAAGCGTATCTCTTCAGGTCCTCCTCGATGGCCGACAGGAAGCCTCGGGCGGCGGGGCGGCCCTCGATGAAGACGCCCATCTCGGAGTTGAGGTTGATTGAGCGCGGATCGAAATTCAGTGACCCGACGAAGCTCGTGTCGTCGTCGATGATGATCAGCTTGGTGTGCATGGTAAGCTGTGTGCCCGAGCCGGGGGCGGTTTCGCCGAGCTGCTCGAGCACGTCCGCGCGCACCTCGTAAAGCTCGACCCCGGCCTCCAGCAGGGTCTTGCGGTGTCGCATGTAGCCGCCGTGGACGTAGGCGTGGTTGTTCGCCGCCAGCGAGTTGGTCACGATCCGCACACGCACGCCGCGCTGCGCGAGCTCGGTGAAGAGGTCAGCGCCCCAGGCGCGGGGCACGAAATAGGGGCTGACAACCGTGACCTGCGTTTGCGCTGCCGACAGGCGCTGTATCAACGCGTCGGCGACGCGGCGCGCGCCCGGTCCCGGCGGCAGGCGCAGTTTCTGCGGCAGGTCCGAGACCACCCGCGCGCGACCCCATGTCGCCGGGACCGCGCCGCTGCGCAGCTCCTGCAGGTAGGTTGAGCTCATGGCGTGGCGGTAGATTCCAGCGGCGCCGGCCTGTGCCCGTACCTCGAGCGCCGCGCGCACCTCCCCCGGATCGACTTCTTCGGGCCAGAACGCTCCGGCGGGCACGGACCAGCGGTCGTTCCAGAAGGTCTCGAAGGCGCGGGTGAGGTCGGTCACCGCCGGTCCGGCCATGAAGAGATCGAAATCGGCAAACTCTGTGGTCGTGTCGACCTGGTAATACTCGTCGGCGATGTTGCGCCCGCCGATCACCGCCACGCCGCGATCGACGATGAAGGCCTTGTTGTGCATCCGCCGGTTCACCCGTCCGAAATCGAGCAGGTAGTTCATGGCCTTGGGACTCTGCCGCGAGAGCGGGTTGAACAGCCGCACCGAGATCCGCGGATGCGCCGCAAGATAGGCGATCTGCGCATCGCTCGCGGTGGTGAAGACGTCATCGACCAGCAAGCGCACATTCACGCCCCGGTCCGCCGCCTCGATCAGCGCGAGCGAGATCAGCGCTGCTGCGCGGTCCGGTTTGATTAGGAAGGTCTGGATATCGATCTGGCGCTCGGCGGCGGCGATCAGCGACAGCCGGGCGCCGAGCGCGTCGTTTCCGGCCACCAGAGGGTAGAAGGCCGTCTGCCCGCCGCGCCCCGAGGTAGCAGCAGTGACCTGCGTCTCGATCGTTGGGGGCGGCGCGGCTCGCTCCTGAGGAAGGACCTCTCGAGGGGCATCGAAAGGGACATGGGTGCAGGCACAGAGGAGGGAGGGGAACAGGAGTCGCAAGAACACTTTTGGAGGGAAAAAATTGAATAATGAACAACCAAATGGAGAATTACGCTTGGCCAATGATCGCCGCCGTGCGCAAAATTGGACGCGCACTCGCGATGACACAATTCTTGAGGTTTCCGAGAAACGCAAGCCCATGCCCATACTTCCCTTGGCATAGCATTGAAAGAACGAAAACTTTTCAAAAACATATATTGAAGAACAATCTTCCCGCCGCGGCGGATGCAACGCCTTGGGAAATCATTGATCCAGATCAGTGATTTATCATAGATTTTCCTGCATGTATGCAGGACTTGAGCCGCAATTGTACGGGAGGACTGCGCGGCATCTCATTGATTTAGCGCATCTTGATTTCTGTTGGCCCAGCGTCTGAACACGCCTGCGGCTGGCACCCTATTTACGCCCGCCGAACCGAAATCCGCGCGGTGATTTTGAATCCCTCGAACGCCTTATCTCCGCAATTTCGGAGAATTTAGAAAGTTTGCCCATTTTTCTTCATTTCGTCGTGGAAGCGGCCGGGAGTTTTCAGATGTTCGCGACCCTCGCTTCCGCATTCAATGGAAGGACGAAAGAGATGAAACTCAAAGCATTCTTCGGCGCGGTCGCGGCTTCGGCCCTTCTGGCCAGCGCTGGCGCGGGTCTTGCGCAATCGAAACCCGGCGCCCTGCACGAGGTCCTTGAAGGCAGGACGGTGAAGATCGACACGTCCAACTTCATCCGGGCCGCGACGAACATCGAGTTCGAGAAATACCTCGCCTTGTCCGGTGGCGTGAACACGCTGCTGCACATCCGGGACGTCACCTCGATCGAGCAGCAGCCGACGATCCGGATGAACCGCGACACGATCTACAGCATGGCGCTGGTCGATATTTCCGAAGGGGCGACGCTGACCCTGCCCGATGCGGGCACGCGCTATGTCTCGGCGATGGTGGTCAACCAAGATCACTACATCAACAAGGTGTTCCTCGGCGGCGGCAGCCACACGCTCGACCTCGCCACCTTCGACACGCCCTTTGTGGTGATCGTGATCCGCACGCTGGTGGACGCCTCGGACCCCGATGACCTTGCCGCCGCCCATGCGGTGCAGGACGCCATGACGCTCGAAGCCGGATCCGCGACACCCTTCATCGTGCCGAATTACGACATGGAAAACTTCGAGGAGGTCAAGCAGGCGGCGCTGGCGCTGTCACGCTTCACCCCCGACAGCGCCGACACCTTCGGCGCTAAGGAAGACGTGGCACCGCTGCGGCATTTCCTCGGCACCGCCTTCGGCTGGGGCGGGCTGCCCGAGGAAGAGGCGTTTTACCTCAACGTCGAGCCGGGCCTGCCGGTCGACAGCTACAAGATCGAGGTGCCGGCGGATGTGCCCGTCGACGAGTTCTGGTCGGTCAGCCTCTACAACGCCAGCGGTTTCTACCAGAAGAACGCCCAAGGCGCCTACAACATCAACTCGGTCTCTGGCACGCGCAACGCCGACGAGAGCATTACCGTGCATTTCGGCGGTTGCGAGGACGAGAGCCGGGTGAACTGCCTGCCGATCATGGAGGGCTGGAACTATTCGGTGCGCCTCTACCGCCCGCGCCCCGAGATCCTCGACGGCAGTTGGCAGTTCCCCGACGTCGAACCGGGCTGAGGCGGGGGCGCTGCCGCCTTGAAGGAATTCCATTTGGACCGGGCCGAGCCCCGGGAGGAGGTGCAATATGACACGCTTCAAACCCTGCATGACCGCGATCGGCCTTGGGCTCGCCGCCGTCGCCGTCACCGGAGCGCCCGCCGCGGCGCAGGACTGGGAGTTCCGGATCACCCCCTATGTCTGGATGGCCGGTCTCGAGGGCGATCTCGGCACGATCCCGGGCTTTCCCGCACAGTCGGTTGACCTGTCGTTCGGCGATATCTGGGACGATCTCGAGTACGGGCTGTTTCTTTCGGGCACCGCGCGCAACGGCCCATGGGTGATCTACTTCGACAGCTCCATCGTGCAGACGGACTCGACAGAGAAGATCGGCGGCCCGAATGTCGACAAGGTGAACATCAAGAGCGAGACCTCGACGCTGACGCTGGCCTTCGGCGGCACGGTCTCGCAGTCCTACACCCACAATCTCGATCTCTATGGGGGCTTCCGCTACTGGAACCTCAAGAACGACTACCGCGTCTACACGCCCAGCGGTCGTATCAAGCGGGAAACGGACGTCGACTGGACCGACCCGATTGTCGGCATAGCCGGGCGCTATGCGCTGAGCGACCGCTGGCAGGCCTTCGGCGCTGCCGACATTGGCGGCTTCGGCGTGGGGTCGGATTTCGAGTGGTCACTGATGGCGGGGGTCAGCTACGCCTTCGCCGAGGACTTCTCGCTCGCATTCGGCTGGCGGGTTCTTGATGTCGACTACGACGACGATGGCGTGGTCTATGACACCACCCAGTCCGGCCCGATCCTCGGCGTGACCTTCAGGTTCTGACATCCACTGCGGCTCCGGGCGGTGGTCGTCCGGGGCTGATAACTCAAGGGAGGATGGTATGCGGTATCTCTGTTTGACAGGCGCGCTCATCGCGGCGGCGCTCACCGGGGCCTGCACTGACAATCAGGCAATCAATGCGACCACTGGCGGGCTCGCCGGGGCTGCTATCGCGCATGAGGTCAGCGGCGGCAACAAGACCGCGGCGGCGCTCGGCGGCGCGGCCATCGGTACGGCCATCGGCGCCAACGTGCCCACCAGTTCCAGCGGCACCAAGCTCTGCAATTACTACAACCCGCAGACCGGCGCTTCCTACAAGGCGGAATGCCCGAGATAACGGGCGACGTGCAGATATCTGACTTCCAGCGGAGGGCGTTCGGCAAGGCGCCACTTCCCTCTCGGCACGGCACTTTCACATCGGGCCGCCCGACCTGCGCGACACGCCGGACGGTTTTCGGCAACCGAGAGGAGAGACAGGAAACCCGCATCACTCTGGAGCCCGCCTATCGCTTCACCCACGGTGAAGAGGTCACCTCGGCGACCGGGGCGCCCGACATTCTTGGGGTGCCTGAGGGGCAGGCTTCGTACGACGGTTTACAGGCGGGCAGGCGACGGCAGATGCGGCGCTCGATCTCATCACAACATTCGCGCAGGCAGAGCTGCCCGAGCAG
This portion of the Salipiger sp. CCB-MM3 genome encodes:
- a CDS encoding ABC transporter permease; translated protein: MLETRSKISTALYWAFVWGCGLLVLAFMIGPILLALLMSFNSGTTLRFPPEGFSLRWYELLFDPIASEPIHTAAKNSIEVALSTVAVVTLITAPAAWALARAPKRFAGSVEPVLLAPLVLPSLVYALAALLALSLLGLGPSFLAVLIGHAAVFAPLMFRTVLGLAQRMNPALEEASATLGASRARTFLRISLPGILPGILAGAFLVFMQSLDNVSVTLFLGDPGRTMLPLRLFAMLEESLDGRVAAVSGVLILAAALLLVTLQRFGGRDAR
- a CDS encoding ABC transporter permease: MTFFVSLAALPLVMLYWHAGKRLRGLILICTLLPMLTANVVRTFAWVVLLGRNGPISQTLLGLGLTERPFSLLFSETGLIIALVQIELPLLLLPVFAVLNRADRKTLEAAEVLGAGRWRAWFSAIFPQIIPAVLAGWVLVFASATTSYVTQSVIGGARLIYLPQFVYREVGVLFQWPMAAAISILLLASTGVIMLGLTMLARHERLQGHA
- a CDS encoding IS3 family transposase (programmed frameshift); translation: MAGKREKPEDIVTKLRQVEVLHGQGLSMADAVRQIGISQHTFYRWRKQYGGMNRAQLSRLKELEKENLRLRRAVSDLTLEKLILTEAAPGKLLSPSRRRECVEHVCETLGISERRACRVLGQHRSTQRKPPQGREDEARLTADVIDLAREYGRYGYRRVAVLLRRAGWQVNHKRVARIWRREGLKVVPHKQKKRGRLWLDDGSCVRLKPEHPNHVWSYDFVQDRTSDGRTYRTLNILDEYTREALMIRVDRRLNSTDVLDALTDLFIQRGPPRFIRSDNGPEFIAQKVRDWIELVGAKTAYIEPGSPWENGYCESFNSRFRDELLNGEVFYSLREAQILIEQWRKHYNTARPHSALGYRTPAPETFIPIDRRPTMH
- a CDS encoding cytochrome c, with product MERFEELIDRVFAMMHGELSYDPWAVRSAAEEIMQGAGRHLTDLFPQGSGGAPSEAEDAIWWDFGTFAHFAEMLEGWSRELAAQASTPARGRLPKRWEDAQMGPGMMQGGGMMRGSGSVSAAWHVAATCNACHAAFREAD
- a CDS encoding phospholipase D family protein is translated as MAGNDALGARLSLIAAAERQIDIQTFLIKPDRAAALISLALIEAADRGVNVRLLVDDVFTTASDAQIAYLAAHPRISVRLFNPLSRQSPKAMNYLLDFGRVNRRMHNKAFIVDRGVAVIGGRNIADEYYQVDTTTEFADFDLFMAGPAVTDLTRAFETFWNDRWSVPAGAFWPEEVDPGEVRAALEVRAQAGAAGIYRHAMSSTYLQELRSGAVPATWGRARVVSDLPQKLRLPPGPGARRVADALIQRLSAAQTQVTVVSPYFVPRAWGADLFTELAQRGVRVRIVTNSLAANNHAYVHGGYMRHRKTLLEAGVELYEVRADVLEQLGETAPGSGTQLTMHTKLIIIDDDTSFVGSLNFDPRSINLNSEMGVFIEGRPAARGFLSAIEEDLKRYAFRLSQSEAGELRWTWSYGGRTEIYSADPGASVLRKATAGISALLPIEGQL
- a CDS encoding DUF1214 domain-containing protein; translated protein: MKLKAFFGAVAASALLASAGAGLAQSKPGALHEVLEGRTVKIDTSNFIRAATNIEFEKYLALSGGVNTLLHIRDVTSIEQQPTIRMNRDTIYSMALVDISEGATLTLPDAGTRYVSAMVVNQDHYINKVFLGGGSHTLDLATFDTPFVVIVIRTLVDASDPDDLAAAHAVQDAMTLEAGSATPFIVPNYDMENFEEVKQAALALSRFTPDSADTFGAKEDVAPLRHFLGTAFGWGGLPEEEAFYLNVEPGLPVDSYKIEVPADVPVDEFWSVSLYNASGFYQKNAQGAYNINSVSGTRNADESITVHFGGCEDESRVNCLPIMEGWNYSVRLYRPRPEILDGSWQFPDVEPG